The region TTTTAAAAACCTAACACCTAAAAACCTTAAAACAAAAACCTTAAACAAAAAACTGCCTGTGACTTCGTCATGCGGGGAATTTGCCCTAGCAAATTCTAAATAAAAAACCAAGGCTTCGGCAACTGCGCTGCATGGCGCTACGCTGCCGGTTGGTTATCTATGCCTGCGAAACAGAACGCGCCTCACGGGCCACCGCAGCAGACTTCACCTGCTCATGGGCACGGTAAGAGCTGCGCACCAGCGGGCCGGCCTCCACATGGCTGAAGCCGCGCTTCAGGCCCTCTTCCTTCAGCACCGCAAACTCCTCGGGCGGATAGTATTTCTCCACATTCAGATGCTTCGGCGAAGGCTGAAGATATTGTCCTAATGTCAATATATCACAATCTACGGCTCTAAGGTCATCCATCGCCTGCAGAATCTCATCCCACTGCTCACCGACGCCAAGCATAATACTCGATTTGGTCGGAATCTCCGGCTTCATCTCCTTGGCCCGGCGCAGCAGCTCTAGGGAACGGCGGTATTTGGCCCGGGCCCGGACACGGTCTGACATCCGTTCCACAGTCTCAATATTGTGGTTCAGGATATCCGGACGGCTGTTCATCACGGTCTCCAGGCTCTCGCGGTCCCCCAGGAAATCAGGAATCAGCACTTCAATGCTGCATAGAGGAAGGCGCTTACGGATCGCAGACACAGTCTCGGCAAAAATCGCCGCCCCCCCATCCTTCAGATCATCGCGGGCGACGCTTGTAACCACACAATGCTTAAGCTGCATGCCTTCAGCAGCCTCTGCCACACGTTCCGGCTCCAGCAGATCCAGCTCGGTCGGCAGGCCTGTATTCACCGCACAGAAGCGGCAAGCGCGTGTACAGATATCCCCCAGAATCATGAAGGTTGCCGTACGGTTAGCCCAGCATTCATAAATATTCGGGCAGCGTGCTTCCTCGCATACGGTATGTAACGTCTTAGAGCGCATCATACCCTTGATTTCCTGATATTCCTCACCGGTGGTTAACTTGATTTTGATCCAGTCTGGCTTGGGCTGTTTGGCTGTTCGATTAGTCAAAGTGATGAGACCCCGCTTTCGATCTGAATGTCAATGTCCATTTCTTTCACAGTCAAAAGTTGCTGCCTAATATTATAGCATGCGAAGTAAGGCTTTGCCTGTTTTTGTGAACCTTGGAGCGGTCATGGATAAAAAAAGTCCTTTTGCTTCAATCTAAAGAAAAGCACCTGACGGGTGCCACTTCCGCAATAATGTATGCAACTAATGCGCCCAAACGCAGGAGGATGAGATCATGCTGGCCTTATTAAAGAGCCCCTACACCCGCAGAACCTTAATGTGCATGTCTGCCGCCGCCCTGCTCTGGAGCGGCAGTCCTGCCGAAAGTGCCCAAGCTGCCCGTTATTATCAAATTCCCGAACTGAGCTCAGGCAGTCCTGCTCCTGCTCCCGCAGACAGCAAAGAGACTGCCGCCGCTGACCGCAAGCAGCTCTTTGAGCAGATGGGCGCAGCAACCGGCATTCCCTGGTACCGCTTCGCTGCCATCGACCAGTACGAACGGTCCATTGCCAGGAAGAGCAAAAAAACAGCCGCCGCAGAAAACCCTTCTGCAGCGGCTAAGCCACGGCTTACCGGAATTATAATTCCGGCGCCCGTATGGTCCGGTCCGCTGAACCCGGATCAGGACGACAAGCAGCCGGATTCGATCCGCTTCTTCGGCGGCTTCGGGCTGGATGGCTCGGGGGACGGCATCGCCGATCCCGAGAGCGATGCCGACGTGCTCTACAGCATGGCCCGCCACTTGCTAAAATACGGGGATTCCGCTACGGACTTCAATATCGGGATCTGGGAGTACTACCACAACGGGCGGGCCGCACAGCGCGTCTCCCAGTTCGCCAAGCTATATGAGCATTTTGGACGGCTGGACTTGTCCGGCAGTGCATTTCCGCTGCCGATAGGGACCAATTATGCCTACCGCAGCACCTGGGGAACCGGCCGGAGCTGGGGTGGCGCGCGCATTCACGAAGGCACGGATCTGTTCGCCCCGCATGGCTTGACGGTGCGCAGCACCTGCTTCGGCATCGTTGAGACCAAGGGCTGGAACCGCTACGGCGGATGGCGCATTGGTATCCGCGATATTGAGAACCGCTACCATTATTATGCCCACCTGATGGGGTATGAGAAGTCCCTGCTGCGGGGGGATATTGTCACTCCGGGACAGACCATCGGCTGGGTCGGCAGTTCCGGCTACGGCAGCCCGGGCACACAGGGCAAGTTCCCGCCCCACCTGCATTATGGCATCTACCGTGACCGCGGCATTACGGAATGGGCCTTCGATCCTTACCCGCTGCTCAAGCAATGGGAGAACCAGGAATTCCGGCAGCTGCGGCAAAACAAAAAGAAGAAATAACACCTGCAGGCTGCCCCTCGCAGAGTCCTTTACTCTTTTGCCCGGGACAAAGGTTACAGGTTAGTGCAGCATCAGACAGCCAAACGGCTCGATCTCCACAAGAAGCTTGCTTGAGCTGCGGATGGTCAGTCCGCTTAACAGCTCGGTCAGCACTTTGGTGTCCGAACGGTAGGCAGGCAGCTCCAGATGGTAGCGGTTGGGGGAGTTATTGATAATTAGCCCCATCCGATCCTGCCCGCTGCGCCGGACATACCCAAGGATACCCCGCGTCTCATCTGTGAACCAGGGGCGGAAGGCCCCCCGGCGCAGCACCTCATGCTCTGTTCTCAGCGAGATCAGCCGCTTGTACCAGTCCAGCAGTCCGGTATGCTGTTCCTGCTCCTCCCAGAGCATCGGCCGCCGGCAATGCGGGTCTGTAGCGCCTTCCATTCCAACCTCATCCCCGTAATATATCATCGGCAGGCCTATATAGGTCATCTGAAAAAAGACAGCCAGCCGCATCCGGCTCATCGCCGTAGCTTCCCGGTCCCAACCCCGGCCCCCCTCCTTGCAGGCGGTCAGGAAACGCAGTGTATCGTGGCTGCCCAGCAGCTGGAACATCGCCGAGTTGGCCTGATCATTGTACAAGGCCTCCTGATGCAGCAGTTGCTCCATGAACCGGGCGGGGCCAGCGGTCTGTGCCGCAAAAAACTCCAGCACCGCATCCCGCAGCAGGTAATTCATGCCGCCGTCGAACTGGTCTCCCCGCAGCCAAGGCCCGGAAGCATGCATAATCTCGCCGATCAGCAGCAGGTCCGGGAATTCCGCCTTCAGCTCCCGCCGCAGTCTTGTCCAGAAGGCCGGAGTCACCTCGTTGGCCACATCCAGCCTCCAGCCGTCGATCCCCGCTTCCCGCACCCAATACCTGGCTACGTTCATCATATAATCCGCTACCTCGGGATGATCCATATTCAGCTTAGGCATACTCGTCTCCGCCTTGGCGAAGGTCTCATAGCCGGGAGCCGGCGTAGTACTGACCGGGAAGGAATGGATGAAGAACCAGTCCTTGTAGCGCGAGGCTTCTCCATGCTCCAGGACATCCCGGAAGGCAAAAAAGGTATCGCCGGAATGGTTAAAGACCGCATCCAGCAGAACCTTCATCCCCAGCCGGTGTGCAGTCCCGACCAGCGTCTTCAGATCCTCAAGCGTCCCGAATCCGGGGTCTACCTTATAGTAATCGGAAGTATTGTACTTATGCCCGGAAGGCGATTCAAAGATAGGCGTCATATAAATAGCAGTTACGCCAAGCTCCTGCAAGTATGTAAGCTTGTCAGTAATGCCTTGAAGCGTCCCCTGATGGTAGCTCTCGGGATAAATCTGGTAGACTACAGCATCTGAACTCCAGGCAGGCAGCGCGATGGCGTGCGGGCGGTGAATATAGGCATACTGAAAGGCACCCGCCTGCTCTCTGTTCTCTGAGCTTCCCCGCTCCCCGTACCACATGTATTCGCCTGCCGGATTCCCGATGTGGAACAGATACCGGCATTTGCCAGTCCCGGCCGGAACCAGGGCTTCATGTATGTCATACGCTCCGGCACAGCCGACCCGCTCCATCTCCTGCGGAAGCTCATGACCGGGTGAATCGTAACGGTCAGCGTGGACAACCGTACAGGACAGGGACTGTCCGCTCTGCACGAATAGTCTGAGTTTAAGCAGGCGGGGGCCTGCCGGGAAGGCGAAGGGGTCCTCCGCTGTGTGATATACGAATAACCGGTTAAGCATACTGTATAGTCTCCTTTTATGCCGCATAGAGCAGCTTCAGCAACTGTGTTATTATGACAGGTAGAACAAAGTTCGCCATTAGGGCGCACCATACCGTAAGGACGGGAGGGAAAGCTATGAAAGTTACCATTAAGGATATCGCCCAGGCAGCAGGTGTCGCGAAATCCACTGTATCCAAGGTCATGAACGACTCTCCCAAAATATCCGAGGAAACGAAGGCCCGGGTCCGGGACATCATCAAGCAGATGAACTATACCCCGAGCAGCATCGCCACCGGACTTGCCAGACAGAGCAGCAATACGATAGCTATCCTGATAGATATGTCCAAGGAAAGCGAGTTTCTCAATCAGTTCTTTTATAACATTATCGGCGGGGTGGAAAGCATCATTGGTCCTCTGAAATATGAGCTGACCATTGCCAATATCCAGCATGACCATGCGGAGGGGCACTTCCTGCAAAGGCTGGTGCTGAATAAGCGGGTGGACGGCATTATCGCCAACACCTCGGTGCTGACTCCTGATCTGTGCGCGGAGCTGAACCGGCTTCAGTTCCCCTATATCTCCATCGGTGAGATCAACGCTCCGGGAATCTGGGTCGATTGCGACAATGAGCTGGGCGGATTCA is a window of Paenibacillus sp. FSL H3-0469 DNA encoding:
- the lipA gene encoding lipoyl synthase translates to MTNRTAKQPKPDWIKIKLTTGEEYQEIKGMMRSKTLHTVCEEARCPNIYECWANRTATFMILGDICTRACRFCAVNTGLPTELDLLEPERVAEAAEGMQLKHCVVTSVARDDLKDGGAAIFAETVSAIRKRLPLCSIEVLIPDFLGDRESLETVMNSRPDILNHNIETVERMSDRVRARAKYRRSLELLRRAKEMKPEIPTKSSIMLGVGEQWDEILQAMDDLRAVDCDILTLGQYLQPSPKHLNVEKYYPPEEFAVLKEEGLKRGFSHVEAGPLVRSSYRAHEQVKSAAVAREARSVSQA
- a CDS encoding alpha amylase N-terminal ig-like domain-containing protein codes for the protein MLNRLFVYHTAEDPFAFPAGPRLLKLRLFVQSGQSLSCTVVHADRYDSPGHELPQEMERVGCAGAYDIHEALVPAGTGKCRYLFHIGNPAGEYMWYGERGSSENREQAGAFQYAYIHRPHAIALPAWSSDAVVYQIYPESYHQGTLQGITDKLTYLQELGVTAIYMTPIFESPSGHKYNTSDYYKVDPGFGTLEDLKTLVGTAHRLGMKVLLDAVFNHSGDTFFAFRDVLEHGEASRYKDWFFIHSFPVSTTPAPGYETFAKAETSMPKLNMDHPEVADYMMNVARYWVREAGIDGWRLDVANEVTPAFWTRLRRELKAEFPDLLLIGEIMHASGPWLRGDQFDGGMNYLLRDAVLEFFAAQTAGPARFMEQLLHQEALYNDQANSAMFQLLGSHDTLRFLTACKEGGRGWDREATAMSRMRLAVFFQMTYIGLPMIYYGDEVGMEGATDPHCRRPMLWEEQEQHTGLLDWYKRLISLRTEHEVLRRGAFRPWFTDETRGILGYVRRSGQDRMGLIINNSPNRYHLELPAYRSDTKVLTELLSGLTIRSSSKLLVEIEPFGCLMLH
- a CDS encoding M23 family metallopeptidase, whose translation is MLALLKSPYTRRTLMCMSAAALLWSGSPAESAQAARYYQIPELSSGSPAPAPADSKETAAADRKQLFEQMGAATGIPWYRFAAIDQYERSIARKSKKTAAAENPSAAAKPRLTGIIIPAPVWSGPLNPDQDDKQPDSIRFFGGFGLDGSGDGIADPESDADVLYSMARHLLKYGDSATDFNIGIWEYYHNGRAAQRVSQFAKLYEHFGRLDLSGSAFPLPIGTNYAYRSTWGTGRSWGGARIHEGTDLFAPHGLTVRSTCFGIVETKGWNRYGGWRIGIRDIENRYHYYAHLMGYEKSLLRGDIVTPGQTIGWVGSSGYGSPGTQGKFPPHLHYGIYRDRGITEWAFDPYPLLKQWENQEFRQLRQNKKKK